From the Cyanobium sp. M30B3 genome, the window CTGGCTGTGGATCGCCGTGGGCACCGCCATCGGTGGTCTGGCTGGCCTGCTCACCGCCCGCCGGGTGCCGATGACGGCGATGCCGGAGACGGTGGCCCTGTTCAACGGCTGCGGCGGCATGGCCTCGCTGCTGGTGGCCCTGGGTGTGGCCCTGTTCCAGAGCTCCGGCGCCGGCCTGGTGGCGCTGATCTCGATCGTGATCTCCGTGGTGGTGGGGGCCATCACCTTCAGCGGCTCGCTGGTGGCGATGGGCAAGCTGCAGGGCTGGATCGGTACCCCGGGCTGGACCCAGAGCCAGGTGCGCCATGGCCTGAACATCGCCCTGGCGGTGGCCACCCTGGTGGGGGCCTTTGCCCTGCCGGCCGACCCGACTGGTGCTCCGCTGGGGCTGCTGGTGGTGGCCGCCGCCCTGCTCGGGGTGGGGGTGACCCTGCCGATCGGCGGCGCCGACATGCCGGTGGTGATCTCGCTGCTGAACAGCTACTCGGGTGTGGCGGCGGCGGCGGCCGGTTTCGTGGTGGGCAGCCCGCTGCTGATCGTGGCGGGCGCCATGGTGGGTGCGGCCGGCCTGATCCTCACCCAGGTGATGTGCAAGGCCATGAACCGCTCGCTGCTCAACGTGCTCTTCGGCGGTGCCCTGGGCGCATCGGCAGGCGGCCATGTGGGCGGCGGCGGCGATGAGGCCGGCTACACCCGCATCACCAGCTGCAGTGCCGAGGAGTGCGCCCTGGCCCTGGAGGGGGCCGAGCGGGTGGTGTTCGTGCCGGGCTATGGCCTGGCGGTGGCCCAGGCCCAGCACGCCCTGCGCGAGCTGGCCAAGCTGCTGGAGGCCAAGGGGGCGGAGGTGAGCTATGCCATCCACCCGGTGGCCGGCCGCATGCCGGGCCACATGAACGTGCTGCTGGCCGAGGCCGACGTGCCCTACGAGCAGCTGGCCGAGATGGATGCCATCAATCCCGAATTCCCGCGCACCGACGTGGTGATCGTGCTCGGGGCCAAC encodes:
- a CDS encoding NAD(P)(+) transhydrogenase (Re/Si-specific) subunit beta, with the translated sequence MPVLATALGWAIDLLAVLLLALGLKGLSKVRSARSANGLAALALGLAVIGLLIQSPLTPMGWLWIAVGTAIGGLAGLLTARRVPMTAMPETVALFNGCGGMASLLVALGVALFQSSGAGLVALISIVISVVVGAITFSGSLVAMGKLQGWIGTPGWTQSQVRHGLNIALAVATLVGAFALPADPTGAPLGLLVVAAALLGVGVTLPIGGADMPVVISLLNSYSGVAAAAAGFVVGSPLLIVAGAMVGAAGLILTQVMCKAMNRSLLNVLFGGALGASAGGHVGGGGDEAGYTRITSCSAEECALALEGAERVVFVPGYGLAVAQAQHALRELAKLLEAKGAEVSYAIHPVAGRMPGHMNVLLAEADVPYEQLAEMDAINPEFPRTDVVIVLGANDVVNPDAKNDPASPLYGMPVLEVDRSRQVFVVKRSLGAGYAGIRNALFELPQTAMVFGDAKAVLQSLVSELRSAA